GTTTCCTCTCTATTACTAAACATTTTAAGCTTCATCTATTGAATCCTCTTTAAACAGACTAAACATTCCACAGACTTTTACTATGCTGCTCAGGAAGCACGGGCTGCCCTAGGAACACTATCTAACACTATCTAAATTAtgggtaataaaaataaaaattaaaaaaatatgcattaagaAAACATGTCCACTCCCATCTGTCAGCTTTAATGAGTCATATGTAAACTAGCCCAGGAGCAGGAagtagacagctctctggtagACATCTCTCTGGTAGACAGCTTGTTCTGTCCAGCTCACCGCTTCACAGTTGAGGCAGCGTGTCTCGTTGGTCAGTGTGCCCTGGAAGATCTCATGCACCCACGTCTGCTGGTTCTTCTCAGCTGATTCTGCCTCTCCTGTGTGGCTCccgcttcctcctcctcctcctccattctGTACCACCTTGCCGTTCTGCTGCCGCTCCTGGCTCTTCTCCTCCTGCAGCAGGTCGGCGATGGTGTTGAGCAGGTAGTTGAGAAACTCATGAGCATCTTGCTGCATGTAGTTGTCGAACAACTCTAATACAGGAAACACATGTATATAAGGTAGACTGATGCGTTAATTCAAACACAGTAAAGTGTCATTTAATGAGAGGAATGCAGTGTGGCAGAATTTATATGTCATGCAAGCAAACTCACATAAATAAATGGTTTTGTCAGGTATCCAAGTTCAAAAAGAGCAATATATAATGTACAGAATTTCTCTatgcaggcttttttttccactacacACATTACTGGAATTGTGTTTTTCACATTGTCCACCTTTCCAGTAAGGTTAaagttatataataaaaaagcagAATGGCCTGGGTAGTTGGTTGTATTTGTGCCACTGAAGACATTATGTTGTTTGATTTCTCAGCCTGcagtttaatttgttaaaacacaacagtgtttaaCAGCACATTACTTATAGCATAAAAGCagcataattaatattttccaGCCATACTGGGTACTGACTCATCTTAGTACTTCAACAACAACCCTTCAATgttattttcctttcttcttatttttaatctagtgagtcattttaatttcatgacAATGTGGATTTTTCCTCCTGTCATTATCGATGAACCACCACTGACCTATTTTGTCCGAAATATCAATGATGGCAGCAGAAACTATATGATTAACTAAACAGCTGATACGACAGGAACAAGGAACcatgttgatgtgaacatttctTCCATGTTGAACCTAATGCATCACTTGGCATCACTGCTCAATGAAAAGAAAACGTCACTGTGATCAATCCAGTCGCTGCTCAAGCTGGCCGAAAATGAACTAGAACCTCTACTGGGTGTTTTGGGCCAGTTCTAGTTTTTGAATTTTCAGTGGAAAAATAGATCAGACTAGCTTTAAATCAACTGGTTTGTTATTAGTGGCTTCACACCTCCATAATAACAGCTTCATGCTGAGGGCTGAACACCTGGTCTAGTCAGGAATGTCATTCTTAACAACAATTTAAACAACATTAATATGTTACCGTTTTCCTTTCTCAGGCGTGAGATGAACTTCTTAGGAGGGATGACTCCCACTTTCTTCTTCTGAGTAGCGATGCTGTTGAAGAGATCTGCCAGGCAGGTGAGCAGGCTCTCTTTGCGCCGTGGCTGCACCTTGTAGGCCAGCACTTTCTCCCGGAACGGCCGGCAGAAATACAGAGCCTGCAATACTGAGTTACAGTAGCAGGTGTTtccaaactgcaaaaaaaataaataaaaaattccacaGGAAGAGAGGTCAgggagattttaaaaaatcagtcagATAAAAGCTGGTTAGCTGCATCTAAGGGCTTGAAGGCACTTTCACTGAGtaagtaaatattaattataaccTGTCATGACTTTTAAAGCAGGAGGCTTTATCAACCAGATAAGCTGCTTGGTGTGCAGATAAGAACAGGTGTTAAAGGTcgggttttttaaaaaaagtggaaGTGACTAATATGGTCCATAGACCAGCAGCAGATTTGCATATGTCAGTGATATATTTAGCAAAGCTTTATGGTTAACCTACTCAGTGATGCAAAAAACAAGCGGTCACTTACATTAACCAGACCAAAGTAGTGTTCATTTACGGGGAACTGTTCTGGTCCAATCTCCTTCTCCAAAGCTGAGGCATTGGCGCCCTGAAAAACACAGCCACAGGGGTTATTATCTCAGGctctcacactctcgctctTGCAGGTTACTACCAGACAGGACTGTCCTGTTAAGATGAACAGGAACATCCTGTTGGGGGAAGGCTCGACATTAACAGGATGCACATCCACTGGGAAACACTTGTTTAGCTCTAACAGAACACCTGCAAGCAGCACAGCAGCTCAAGAGGTAGACTTAAAGCACTGTTCTTTAGGTCTAAAAGGAAACAATGGCTGGTCATCTAATGTACAGCACAAAGCTTAAGTATAGCCTGAGGGTGTTCAAATATTGAAAGGGCCTGTGTGATTGACTGTGTGACACTGCCTGGAGTCTTGTCCTGATGTCAGCGACGCGGTTTGTGCAGGTGGTAAAGCCGAGTGATTTGTTATAAAGATGCACTGTTCCTACTCTTATCATTTTTCGATTTATACCAATATCAGAGCTGTGTGTACCAGCTGATACCTGATCCTGAACTGTTATTGACAACCAAACTGAGTCTCTACAAGCTTCTGTGAGAATCATCTCAGGCAAAGTGAATGTGCCAAACTGTGTCAGTCAACGGAGAATGCATTCATGGCACAAAACACGTCAGGAGACCAGAGCAGACAACATGTCACGTTGGTCGGATCTAAAACCACTGCAGCATTTCAGGTCAAGATAAGTCGCAATACTCATTGTCTAATCAGTAGATCCTTAATAATGAGAGTAAACGAATCTGCCAGAGCTCATGAGTGtcaacacactctcagaaataaaggcaccaaattgtacttttccttgtttctTGGATATTGCCATCAAGGGTATATCTTTTATACCTTTAGTATTTATCTTGtacctgggaaggtgcatgtggtgtacTTTTAATTAGGTTTTACAGTCAAGAAGGGTCAATTATGTGCCTTAAATTACTGTTAAAGGTACGCTATACCAACCCAGTGAcgaggaaaagtacagtttggtagcTTTATTTCTAAGAATGTATGACCTTGGATGTTAGGACAGACAgcagacacccacacacatacacacacacacaaagattatGCTATGTAACTAAACATACAGAGTACaaagtgaaaagggaaaaaaacagtaaaacaggcCACTGCTGTCTCCACTCActaacaaacacaacaacaacaacaacaagagaGATAAACCAGGATGACTCACTCTGAATTAGCACTTCTGCCGTGTGAACTGATGCTAGCTGTGATGTTTAACATGTTAGCTATTTAACTTAAATCTAATCACATCACAACGCAGATACTAACTGCTTTGTGTTATAGTGCAGTATTTGTATGTGTGGACATGAAGTTaggaaaacacacagacacagcagagtCAATGAACCTTTTCAAACGAAGCAAATGAAATACTCCTGTGTTCCTAAAAGTGGTGTGTTTAcccatattacatatttataattcaGAAATAGATGGGGTTTTTAACAAGACAGGTCAAGACAGGTTAGGACAGTTTAGGACAGGTTAAATCATGTCATGGAGACGCCCTGGCTGAATCACGCACGGACACAGACAGGGTCCACTAAGCTAACGGCTCAGAGGCTAgcagtagctagctaactggcgTACTTATTTTCAGCTTGATACACCAACTCactaatttatacatttacttaAGGCTCCAAATAGCTAAATAAGTTACTCAGTAAATATTCCCTTCAGCGGAATTACATGTCAGGAGCGCTGTCTCAGCAATAACGAGAACTCGCCTGCTTGGCAAACTTTGAGGAGATATTCTGTGCTAGGATGACACGGTTTCTCTGCCTGCTAGCTGTTTACCTTCCTGTGCTGTTAGCTGAACCAAAACACCGGCTACACGCAGTGGacatccccacacacacacacacacacacacacacacacacacacacagtccagcTACACACACTAGCAGGCTAACGGCTACACAGCAACCTCggagaaaaataaaacccacCATCGTACATATCGAGGCGATCTTTCGGACTGTCATCAGTATTTCCATCCGTCTGCCGCCATACTGGACCAAACCCCAGCTGTAAAACCGTGACAGCCACAAAAGGCTGGATTTCCGGTGAAAATCTTTCGCTTGTCCAGCAGCTGGACACGGAACGAGGAGCGCCCGCCTGTCACTGCAAAGACCTGCGTCCCTGTCCGGTGTGCAGCGCGCATGCGCGTCATCTTCACGCATGCGCAGTACTCAGGAGTCGCAGCTCAGGGAGTCTTTTCTGAAAAGGAAGCAAGTGACCGACTCTTAGAGCGGCTCCACATACTGGAGCTGACTGGcgaacaggaagaaaaaaacactttataattAAGATGATTATGTTAAAATGTTCTAattcaaataattatttaatagaaaaaatgatgatgatgatgatgacgatgatgtaGTCTATTTATTATGGAGCAATACTTCTACAAGGGCGGTGGCCTAGCGGTGGCCTAgcggttagcactgttgcctcgcacctccggggttagGGGCTCGACTCCTACCCCCGCCCTGTGCTctggggtttcctccccagtcgaAAGACCTTTGTTGTAGGCTActtagcatttccaaattgcccCGAGTATGTTTGTGCAGTTGGCACTCTATCCAGCctgtcccctgggatagacaCCCACGAACAGATGATGGctggaaggaaggaagcaatATTTATGCTTGTCTGATTATTGCGTATTACATTAATTTGTAGTACAATGAGTTTAATACAAGGTCCTGGAAAAAGCATGagtgtattcattttttaaaattgtaagtTAGTTCCAATGCAAGCAACATATTGACTggacatattaaaaaaaaaaaaaaaaaaaaagggtctgctattttctttccttttcccttCAGTCCAGTCCGGATGTTTCTGAGTTCCGGATGTGTCAGAGTGTTTCAGAGCAGTGTGCTTTGTCATGGGTGTCATCCGCCCCACTGCTCTCACGGCTCTGAGCTCAGCTCTCTCAGCTCTACTCTCTCAGCTCTACTCTCTCTGAGCTCTGCTCGCTTCGTGGAGAGGCTTTAAATGCAGGGGGATCCACACACATAAACCCACCGCTGCACTGAGGAGACACACATTCAGCTTGTGATCACAAGATCCAGTTCTTTAGCTGTACGGATTACTGACATCACCAGTATTTGAGGAACAGACCCGGAGGAATAAAAGCGGCGAGGAAGCGCGAGCGGGAGTcgggagtgtggagtgtgtaccCCTGGACTGTCTCTCATTCAGAGGATTTGCCTTCATGAGGGCACAGTCATCGGCACTCGCATTATGAGAAAGACTTTGCAGAGTTTGGAGAACTGGGACAGGACTGTTTGGAAAAGTCTAGGATCTGCTATGAATTCGCAGGCACTCGGATGAAGTCGCCAGCTCTCTAAATGCGTCTTCCCGAGCAGCCGAGAACAATGAGCACCGGCTCTGGCAACTTTCTGCTAGTCCCCATACCAGAGTACCCAAGCCTGGACTGTGTGCCtaacaaaaatgtgaaaatagtCGTGCTTGGAGCTAGCAACGTCGGGAAAACAGGTAACATTACAATCTTTTCTGTTATTATATCTCAAACTTTTGAAAGAACATACAACTATTGGTGCAGGAATCAGATCTCAGTGTGCTGCTCTTGAGAGATTTGCTATGCATCAGCATATCTTATCATAAcctgtgtatagtgtgtgttagaatgcTTGTATACCAGACAGCACAAAGTATCAACACAAAAGTTTCATGTGAAAGCTTCTGGAAATCAGGCAGGTTTGAGGAGAAGCTGTCCTCCAGGGGGCGAcacacagatgtttattttcatgcTTGTGGCtagttattttaatcattttactgggaatttaaaaactttgtttgtttgttttccataTAAAATTTGCAGCTTTAATAGTACGATTTCTGACCAAGAGGTTTATCGGTGATTACGAAGCCAACACAGGTAATAcccactcacaaacacactttcaAACATATACACTCATTCATAACTCATGTATCACATGAATTAATAAGTAATAACAGTGAAAAGCTGATTATTCATTTCTCTAGGGGCCTTGTATTCAAGAAAGATAAATCTTGATGGGGAGCAGGTTTCTCTACAAGTGCAGGACACTCCCTGTGTCTCACTGCAGGTAAATCAAGGCATCATGAACATCTGTTTCCTGTCTTGCTCCATATCTTATCTAGGTGTCATGTAGGTCAGGCAGGCCTTACATCCGGGACCTCAGCAGACTTCTGATGAACCTTGGGGGTAATCTTAGTTCAAACATTTTGCCTGCAGGCCAAGAATGCGGGAGTGGAGATAAAGAGGGCGTTCTGAGTCAGAGGGTCATTATAGTGAGAAGGGGGACAGAGTGTTTTTCAGCTCCGATCACAGTTTAAACCTTTCCTGGTCCAGACATCCTTCTTAATGGTTATTCCTCAGTTAAAATGCCTTATTTTTCAACATATATCTAAACactttctacatatttttacatataacatctatattttgtcAAATAgagtctattctattctattttattcattatagcATATTCATCATAGCATACTTTTAGCATATTcggcttttattatattctgttctattatattctgtttatgtatcacagttgcactgtgggacgaggcactaaggaaaaacatttcactacattaatacatcacatgtatgtaatgtatgtgacaaataaagaaccttgaaccttgaacctcgAACATGTGTCAGTATATGGCCACAAACAGACCCAGTGCTGCAAAACGTGTCACTCCTGACATTGGACAGCTTTTTCTAGCAGTTTAGTCAGTTCGGTTTGCTTGTCTTGGCATACTTTAGGTTTTTTTTGACTTGCTGTGTTGAAGCACAAATACGATGTTGAAACACAAACGGTCGCGGACACACAAACTTGTGCAATCATTAAAACATAGTGTTCCTCCAGAATGTAATCTGTTTTCTCCACTGCTGCAGCCTATTATTAGTTTCTCTCAtactcaaagttttttttttttttttaacttttattctCCTTTATGtatttcttctgtcttttctttctcaggATGACGTAGAGGGCCTGTACTGCCAGGAACAGATTAACCGCTCCATCTACTGGGCAGATGGCTACGTGCTGGTCTTTTCCATCACGGACATGCACAGCTACCGGACCATTCAACCGCTCTATGAGCATGTGCGTCGCATCCATCCAAGCGGTAACATCCCCATCATCCTTGTAGGCAACAAGAGCGACTTGCTGCGGGCACGCCAGGTACCTACAGACGAGGGCCAGGCCCTGGCAACCGATCTCGGAGGACAATATTTTGAGGCTTCTGCCCGGGAGAACCATGAGGGTGTGCAGGCAGCATTCTTGCACTTGTGCCAGGAGGTGAGCCGGGCACTGGGAGGGGTGAATGGTGAGAAGAGGAGGGGAGGACTGCACCTTGCTCGGCCGAAGAGTCCCAACATGCAGGAGCTGAAGAGAAGATTCCGGCAAGTGCTCTCTTCTAGAGGGAAATCAACAACTGCAGTGTGATGATAATGTAACGCCAGTGATTGATTCACAGGCCTGTTAGTGGAATCAGTATTGGCTGAGGAGTCAAAAGGTCAACCTTAATATGTATGCTAACTTTATTTTACACTGCAGCATTGACTAGGGGAACAATAAACGTGTTGATTTTCATACAAAGACAACCTTTGCCTGGAAGAACACTAATATGTAGAATGATTTGATAATGATTTGTTATGATATACCATTACTGATGtatcataataatatattagtGGTAAATAAAGATACAAAGTTTCTTATATCTTTTT
This genomic interval from Pangasianodon hypophthalmus isolate fPanHyp1 chromosome 4, fPanHyp1.pri, whole genome shotgun sequence contains the following:
- the usp12b gene encoding ubiquitin carboxyl-terminal hydrolase 12 encodes the protein MEILMTVRKIASICTMGANASALEKEIGPEQFPVNEHYFGLVNFGNTCYCNSVLQALYFCRPFREKVLAYKVQPRRKESLLTCLADLFNSIATQKKKVGVIPPKKFISRLRKENELFDNYMQQDAHEFLNYLLNTIADLLQEEKSQERQQNGKVVQNGGGGGGSGSHTGEAESAEKNQQTWVHEIFQGTLTNETRCLNCEAVSSKDEDFLDLSVDVEQNTSITHCLRGFSNTETLCSEYKYYCEQCRSKQEAQKRMRVKKLPMILALHLKRFKYMDQLHRYTKLSYRVVFPLELRLFNTSGDATNPDRLYDLVAVVVHCGSGPNRGHYITIVKSHGFWLLFDDDIVEKIDAQAIEEFYGLTSDISKNSESGYILFYQSRD
- the rasl11a gene encoding ras-like protein family member 11A-like, with the translated sequence MRLPEQPRTMSTGSGNFLLVPIPEYPSLDCVPNKNVKIVVLGASNVGKTALIVRFLTKRFIGDYEANTGALYSRKINLDGEQVSLQVQDTPCVSLQDDVEGLYCQEQINRSIYWADGYVLVFSITDMHSYRTIQPLYEHVRRIHPSGNIPIILVGNKSDLLRARQVPTDEGQALATDLGGQYFEASARENHEGVQAAFLHLCQEVSRALGGVNGEKRRGGLHLARPKSPNMQELKRRFRQVLSSRGKSTTAV